A single region of the Glycine max cultivar Williams 82 chromosome 20, Glycine_max_v4.0, whole genome shotgun sequence genome encodes:
- the LOC100792503 gene encoding probable strigolactone esterase DAD2 (The RefSeq protein has 4 substitutions compared to this genomic sequence): MVTPEKSLSTALNARTIGSGNETIVLCHGFGTDQSIWDKIIPLLAENYTLVLFDWPFSGAVTDKSLYDHAKYTSFEPYADDLITIIDEMDLKCVTFVGHSMSAMIGCIASTKKPELFKRLILVTASPGYINTDDYEGGFESSDTEQLVSTIESQYENWISIYAPIAVDPNDVASVDKFHSCLKSMGAEVAISLAKTVFYSDYRDMLEKVQIPCIIIQSSNDMAVPLNIGHYLEEKIKGVSTLEIIDMIGHFPHLTAHLKLVEVLKGVLR; this comes from the exons ATGGTGACACCAGAAAAGAGCCTTTCAACAGCTTTAAATGCCAGAACCATAGGCTCAGGCAATGAGACCATAGTTTTGTGTCACGGGTTTGGAACAGACCAGTCAATTTGGGACAAAATCATTCCTCTTTTGGCTGAAAACTACACTCTAGTTCTCTTTGATTGGCCCTTTTCTGGGGCTGTCACAGATAAGAGCCTTTATGACCATGCCAAGTACACATCCTTCGAACCTTATGCTGATGATTTAATCACTATCATAGATGAGATGGACCTCAAATGTGTCACTTTTGTTGGACATTCCATGTCTGCTATGATCGGTTGCATTGCCTCAACTAAAAAGCCTGAGCTCTTTAAGAGACTTATTCTTGTTACTGCTTCACCAAG GTATATAAACACAGATGACTACGAAGGTGGCTTTGAGAGTTCAGATATTGAGCAACTAGTCTCAACCATAGAGTCGCAATACGAAAATTGGATCTCAATCTATGCTCCTATTGCAGTTGATCCAAATGATGTTGCCTCTGTTGACAAATTCCACAACTGCTTGAAAAGTATGGGTGCTGAAGTTGCAATTTCCTTAGCCAAAACTGTGTTTTACAGTGATTACAGAGACATGCTTGAAAAGGTTCAAATACCCTGCACTATCATCCAATCAAGCAATGATATGGCTGTTCCACTTAACATAGGGCACTACTTGGAGGAGAAAATTAAAGGGGTGTCCACTTTGGAGATCATAGACATGATTGGTCATTTCCCTCATCTAACTGCACACCTTAAGCTAGTTGAGGTGTTGAAGGGTGTTTTGAGATGA